Proteins encoded in a region of the Lycium ferocissimum isolate CSIRO_LF1 unplaced genomic scaffold, AGI_CSIRO_Lferr_CH_V1 ctg6873, whole genome shotgun sequence genome:
- the LOC132045525 gene encoding probable E3 ubiquitin-protein ligase RHG1A, with the protein MDEYSSKRAGNNGLYVPKRGLRDIADSRDENVQLCSRYGCSSSRFNSMKSPQVRSSTEKPRPLRSSFTSSNGKEVVGSSSCRTSSSSMPNSRKSLKDEKLDSAIRDTGSSKITMTEVGCSSGASSSKPRRLFSPKYSNQNSPVGPTRGTASGAGYIPRNLKCNSSGSDVSPQSCSTTDPRFSRRDMVKRRNSECESTSSSKGKKVSDVIRPTRGISISDPRSSRNFDIREDSRNAVSVRTRRSVNVPRFRDSIRDSSSQPEYPNLGLQSSSQFFSDASSSDSSAYSFPGNDIEDLPAAVSGTSTELGINQLMNRDALQRYNMDGVAQVLVALERMEQDEELTYEQLLVLETNLFLGGLNFYDQHRAMRLDIDNMSYEELLALEERMGSVSTALSEEALSKCLRKSIYHAMPSEIGEFGSNGNEDEVKCTICQEEYVIGDEIGRLECEHGYHVECVKNWLKLKNWCPICKAEAAPS; encoded by the exons ATGGATGAATATTCAAGCAAAAGAGCTGGTAATAATGGGCTTTACGTTCCCAAAAGAGGTTTGAGGGACATAGCTGACAGCAGGGATGAAAATGTTCAGTTGTGCTCCCGATATGGATGCAGCAGCAGCCGGTTCAACTCTATGAAGAGCCCGCAAGTTAGAAGTTCAACAGAGAAACCAAGACCGCTGCggtcttctttcacttcttcaaATGGAAAAGAAGTTGTTGGAAGTAGTTCATGTAGGACATCATCTTCTTCAATGCCTAATTCTAGAAAGTCACTCAAGGACGAGAAGTTAGATTCAGCAATTCGAGATACTGGATCAAGTAAAATTACGATGACAGAAGTAGGTTGCTCTAGTGGAGCTTCCAGCAGTAAACCTCGTAGATTATTTAGTCCCAAGTATTCCAATCAAAATAGTCCAGTAGGTCCCACAAGGGGCACTGCTAGTGGGGCTGGATACATACCGAGAAATCTAAAATGCAATTCTTCAGGCTCAGATGTCTCTCCCCAGAGTTGTTCGACAACGGATCCAAGATTTAGTAGAAGGGACATggtaaaaagaagaaattcagAATGTGAAAGCACTTCATCCTCTAAAGGGAAGAAAGTAAGTGATGTCATTCGTCCGACTCGTGGTATCTCAATTTCTGATCCAAGGAGTAGTAGAAACTTTGATATTAGGGAGGATAGTCGAAATGCTGTATCAGTAAGGACTCGTAGGTCAGTGAATGTGCCTAGGTTTAGGGATTCAATACGAGATTCATCATCTCAGCCCGAATATCCAAATCTTGGTCTGCAGTCATCGAGTCAATTTTTCTCAGATGCCTCTTCAAGTGATTCAAGTGCTTATAGTTTTCCTGGAAATGATATTGAAGATCTTCCCGCTGCAGTGTCCGGCACTTCTACAGAACTTGGCATCAACCAATTAATGAACCGTGATGCCTTGCAGCGATATAACATGGATGGAGTTGCTCAG GTATTGGTGGCGCTTGAGAGAATGGAACAAGATGAAGAATTAACATATGAG CAATTACTTGTGTTGGAGACCAACTTGTTTCTTGGTGGACTTAACTTCTACGACCAGCATAGAGCCATGAGGCTGGATATAGACAATATGTCCTATGAG GAATTATTAGCTCTCGAGGAGAGGATGGGGAGTGTTAGCACAGCTCTGTCAGAGGAGGCATTGTCAAAGTGCCTCCGGAAAAGCATTTATCATGCTATGCCTTCAGAAATAGGGGAATTTGGAAGCAATGGGAATGAAGATGAGGTCAAATGCACGATTTGTCAG GAAGAGTATGTGATTGGAGATGAAATAGGAAGGTTGGAATGTGAGCATGGGTATCATGTGGAGTGTGTAAAAAATTGGTTGAAGCTCAAGAATTGGTGTCCTATTTGCAAAGCTGAAGCAGCTCCATCTTAG